The following coding sequences are from one Spirosoma linguale DSM 74 window:
- a CDS encoding mobilisation protein (PFAM: mobilisation protein~KEGG: nmu:Nmul_B2796 mobilization protein), with translation MTPEPRVPAAKAKGGRPKKKDEDKRSKAIQVRLEPASYAYVQELAQQRNTSMADVIRELCVGDVTVITAEQEALLRQIATMSNNLNQLARKANTDGIRSVAILVDRRVRELGELLDRYTK, from the coding sequence ATGACCCCTGAACCCCGCGTACCCGCTGCCAAAGCCAAAGGTGGACGGCCCAAAAAGAAGGACGAAGACAAACGCAGCAAGGCCATCCAGGTCCGGCTTGAACCGGCTTCCTACGCTTACGTGCAGGAACTGGCCCAGCAACGCAACACCAGCATGGCCGATGTGATCCGGGAGCTGTGCGTAGGGGATGTGACGGTGATCACCGCCGAGCAGGAGGCCCTGCTGCGGCAGATCGCTACCATGAGCAACAACCTGAACCAGCTGGCCCGTAAGGCCAACACCGACGGTATCCGTTCGGTGGCCATCCTGGTGGATCGGCGGGTGCGGGAGTTAGGCGAACTCTTAGACCGCTATACCAAATGA